The Couchioplanes caeruleus sequence GGCTCGCGGGCGGCAATCCGCTCGCGCTGTCGCTGGCCGCGGCCGTGGACACGGCGCAACCCGGTGCGGCCCGGAACTGGTCCGCCTCCGCGGGGACGCTGCGCACGCTCATCGCGGGCCTGATCGGCGAGGTGCCGTCGCCGGCGCACCGGCGGGCGCTCGAGGTGGCGGCGCAGGCCTACACCACCACCGAGGAGCTGTTGCAGGCCGCGCTGCCGCAGGAGGATGCCCACCCGCTGTTCGCCTGGCTGCGCGGGCTGCCGTTCATGGAAACCACGGCGCGCGGCATCTACCCGCACGACGCCGCCCGCGAGGCCGTCATCGCCGACCTGCGCTGGCGGGCGCCCACCGCGTTCATGACGATGAAGCGCAAGCTGACCGCGGAGTACCTGCGCATGCTGCGCGAGGCGCCCGAGGACCACACCGCCGGGCTCACCGGTCAGATCTTCTACCTGTTCCGCGAGGTGAAGGCGATCGCGAGGACCCAGGTGTGGGACCGGGAGAACGCGGTGCACGACGATCCGCTGCGCCCCGAGGACGTCGACACCCTGGTGGAGATGGCCGCCGCGACCGAGGGTCCCGAGTCCGCCGCGCTGGTCCGCTACTGGATCGACAAGCGGCCCGAGGCGTTCAGTGTCTTCCGGCTCATCTCGAGCGGGCGGACGGTGGCGTTCTCGGCCCGGCTGGACCTGCCGTTCCCGCCCGACGAGCGGGACATCGCGGTCGACCCGGTCGTCGCCGCGGCCTGGGAGTTCTGCACCAGGACCGCTCCGGCGCGGCCCGGCGAACACATCAGCATGACCCGGTTCTGCATCTACCCCGAGGCGCACGAGGTGCCTTCCCAGGTGATCAACCTGAACACCTCGCGGGCGCATTCCGAGGTGGCCCGCGCCCGCGGTCGCGCGTACGGAATGCTGGTCTTCCACGATCACGAGGCGTGGGCGGAACGACTCAAGGGCGTCATGACCGACGCCGGGGTGCGGCCCCGGGTCGGTGACCGGACGTACGCGCTGTTCGTCAACGACTGGCGCCAGGTCCCCTTCGAGACCTGGCTCCACCACGTCATCAACGAGACGGACGTCCCGGCCCCGGCGGCCCCGTCCGGCACCACCCGCGAGGCGTTCGACCAGGCGGTCCGCGAGGCCCTCCAGCACTGGCGGTCGCCGCGCGCGTTCGCCGTCGTGGACCTGCTGAAGACCCGGCTCGTGGCGGACTCCACGGACGCCGTCGAGGACCTGCGCGCCCTGGTCCAGCGGGCGGTCGACGAGGTGGGCCGCCACGCCAAGGGCGTCAAGGCGCACGAGGCGCTGGTCGCCACGTACTTCTCGGGTGCACCCACCCAGGAGGCGGCGGCCCGGCGTGCGGGGATGGCCTTCAGCACCTACCGCCGGCACCTGCGCCAGGGCCTCGACGACGTGTGCGCCGCCCTGTGGGACGTCGAACTGCACGGATCGAGGTAGCCGCCGGCCCAGCACCAGCCTCGGAGCTCGCCGGCGACGCCGGCACGCTCGCCGTCAGCCCCGACGACACCCTCTCGCCGGTGCGGGCCCACGCGCTCTCGTGCATCAACACGCCGCCCGCGCCCATCGTGCAGTCCAGCTACCAGTCGCTGGCCGCGTACGCCGAAGGTCTCTCCCTGAGC is a genomic window containing:
- a CDS encoding AAA family ATPase, with product MDDSNKAPVARSLGDRLRLARARAFVGRREELAAFDEALRGEPTAAPVMYVHGPGGIGKSTLVRQLCDAARHAGRMLVELDGRFVGRSPADFERSAQPVLDRRDVVLVVDSFEHCQWLETWLWQRFLPRIADGALVVLAGRQAPMAAWASDAGWADALWVAELGPLDEEQARRLLTVSGVGSDSQDDLLRLAGGNPLALSLAAAVDTAQPGAARNWSASAGTLRTLIAGLIGEVPSPAHRRALEVAAQAYTTTEELLQAALPQEDAHPLFAWLRGLPFMETTARGIYPHDAAREAVIADLRWRAPTAFMTMKRKLTAEYLRMLREAPEDHTAGLTGQIFYLFREVKAIARTQVWDRENAVHDDPLRPEDVDTLVEMAAATEGPESAALVRYWIDKRPEAFSVFRLISSGRTVAFSARLDLPFPPDERDIAVDPVVAAAWEFCTRTAPARPGEHISMTRFCIYPEAHEVPSQVINLNTSRAHSEVARARGRAYGMLVFHDHEAWAERLKGVMTDAGVRPRVGDRTYALFVNDWRQVPFETWLHHVINETDVPAPAAPSGTTREAFDQAVREALQHWRSPRAFAVVDLLKTRLVADSTDAVEDLRALVQRAVDEVGRHAKGVKAHEALVATYFSGAPTQEAAARRAGMAFSTYRRHLRQGLDDVCAALWDVELHGSR
- a CDS encoding alpha/beta hydrolase; the encoded protein is MGRRTARIEVAAGPAPASELAGDAGTLAVSPDDTLSPVRAHALSCINTPPAPIVQSSYQSLAAYAEGLSLSRQLPGSTVVTRNGDDYSMVLFSPCVQKIAAAYLTAQKLPAPGTTCSN